In Aristaeella hokkaidonensis, the following are encoded in one genomic region:
- a CDS encoding ABC transporter permease, producing the protein MSTVKKNEVREPLIHLSKRTSVNPVRAWAIRIAAIALGLIVCGLVAFLLIEKLNAHPEKIGDFYAAFIKGSFSTSRKLWKFLKNIAILLCVSLALTPAFRMRFWNIGGEGQTLVGVLGAIAVDFYLGGKIPEWLLLILMFIAALLTGAVWGVIPALFRAKWGTNETLFTLMMNYVATFLVSYFLVVWVPSGSSSLGKLKYGKLPSIGNDYLLIILVVVALAVALYIYLNYTKHGYEINVVGESVRTAQYVGINEKKVIIRTMILSGALCGLAGYLIAAGLDQTVTTESAGGQGFTGIMVAWLGKFNPLAMILTAGLIQLLNQGAAQISQDFDVSGAFPNVIVGIILFFIIGSEFFINYEIHFRGHHSHAEAGKEAVK; encoded by the coding sequence GTGAGCACAGTCAAGAAAAATGAAGTCCGTGAACCGCTGATCCACCTCAGTAAACGGACTTCCGTCAATCCGGTGAGGGCGTGGGCGATCCGCATCGCGGCTATCGCGCTGGGTCTGATTGTCTGCGGACTGGTGGCTTTCCTGCTGATTGAAAAGCTGAATGCACACCCGGAGAAGATCGGCGATTTCTATGCCGCATTTATCAAAGGATCTTTTTCAACCAGCCGTAAACTATGGAAATTCCTGAAAAATATCGCAATTCTGCTTTGTGTTTCCCTGGCGCTGACTCCGGCTTTCCGGATGCGCTTCTGGAACATCGGCGGAGAAGGACAGACGCTGGTCGGCGTACTGGGCGCGATCGCGGTGGACTTCTACCTGGGCGGTAAGATCCCGGAGTGGCTGCTGCTGATCCTGATGTTTATTGCGGCACTGCTGACCGGTGCGGTATGGGGTGTGATTCCGGCACTGTTCAGGGCGAAGTGGGGAACGAATGAGACCCTGTTTACCCTGATGATGAACTATGTGGCAACCTTCCTGGTGAGCTATTTCCTGGTGGTCTGGGTGCCGAGCGGATCTTCTTCCCTGGGCAAGCTGAAATACGGCAAGCTGCCTTCCATCGGCAATGATTACCTGCTGATTATCCTGGTTGTGGTGGCGCTGGCCGTCGCACTGTATATCTACCTGAACTATACCAAGCACGGATATGAGATTAACGTAGTGGGTGAAAGCGTACGGACAGCCCAATACGTCGGCATCAACGAAAAGAAGGTTATTATCCGGACCATGATCCTTTCCGGTGCACTGTGCGGACTGGCCGGATACCTGATTGCTGCCGGCCTGGACCAGACGGTGACAACGGAGTCCGCCGGAGGACAGGGATTCACCGGCATTATGGTTGCCTGGCTCGGCAAATTCAATCCGCTGGCGATGATCCTGACTGCCGGACTGATTCAGCTGCTGAATCAGGGTGCTGCCCAGATCAGCCAGGATTTCGACGTGTCCGGTGCTTTCCCGAACGTCATTGTCGGCATTATCCTGTTCTTTATTATCGGCAGTGAATTCTTTATCAACTATGAGATCCATTTCCGCGGACATCACAGCCACGCGGAAGCCGGAAAGGAGGCCGTCAAATGA
- a CDS encoding carbohydrate ABC transporter permease: MKKNNLKAWLYLLPAILFLGVFMVYPLIDVCFYSVEENYQSIAQTYTGVGLGNFGHVLSDPFFIQALKNTLILVAITVPVSTGISLLIALGLSSIKTLKKAFQTIYFLPYVTNTLAVGLVFMILFARTEYTDGLINALISSMGYDMVDFINGPYWAKMLVTCLYTVWIVMPFKILILTSALASVNQDYYKAAKVDGASSGRIFRKITLPMISPTVFYLVITGFIGAFKAYSDEVALFGVNLNEAGMNTIVGYVYDMLYSDKGGYPGYAAAAALILFAIVFTITYINLKFSRNKVQYM, translated from the coding sequence ATGAAAAAGAACAACCTGAAGGCCTGGCTGTATCTGCTGCCGGCGATCCTTTTTCTGGGCGTGTTCATGGTCTATCCGCTGATCGACGTATGCTTCTATTCCGTTGAGGAAAACTACCAATCCATTGCACAAACCTATACCGGCGTCGGACTGGGCAATTTCGGCCATGTGCTGAGCGATCCGTTCTTTATCCAGGCGCTGAAGAATACCCTGATCCTGGTGGCTATTACAGTGCCTGTGAGCACAGGAATCTCCCTGCTGATCGCCTTGGGCCTCAGCTCAATCAAAACGCTGAAAAAAGCTTTCCAGACCATTTACTTCCTGCCGTATGTGACCAATACGCTGGCTGTCGGCCTGGTGTTCATGATCCTGTTCGCACGGACGGAATACACGGATGGCCTGATCAACGCGCTGATCAGTTCGATGGGATATGACATGGTTGACTTCATTAACGGACCGTACTGGGCAAAGATGCTGGTGACCTGCCTGTATACGGTCTGGATTGTTATGCCTTTCAAGATCCTGATCCTGACAAGCGCGCTGGCAAGCGTCAACCAGGATTATTACAAAGCTGCCAAGGTGGACGGGGCAAGCAGCGGACGGATTTTCCGGAAGATTACCCTGCCCATGATCAGCCCGACTGTTTTCTATCTAGTCATTACCGGCTTTATCGGAGCCTTCAAGGCTTACAGTGACGAGGTCGCGCTGTTTGGCGTAAACCTGAATGAAGCAGGCATGAACACGATAGTCGGTTATGTCTATGACATGCTGTACAGTGATAAGGGAGGATATCCCGGCTACGCGGCGGCAGCGGCATTGATCCTGTTTGCTATTGTGTTTACGATTACCTACATTAACCTGAAGTTCAGCAGAAACAAGGTACAGTATATGTAA
- a CDS encoding ABC transporter ATP-binding protein, translating to MRGITKRFGPVVANNHVDLDVYRGEILAVLGENGCGKTTLMNMIAGIYFPDEGQILIDGKEVVIRSPKDAFEHKIGMIHQHFKLVDLFTAAENVVLGTESKEKYNLKAVNAQVTQIAERYGFRLDPAKKIYDMSVSEKQTVEIIKVLYRGADILILDEPTAVLTPQEITRLFDVLRRMKEDGKSIIIITHKLNEVMEVSDRVAILRRGEHVATVNTAETSEAELTEMMVGKKIDLNIHRSTPINAIPRLVVEDLNLYNAEGIHVLKDISFTANGGEILGIAGIAGSGQKELLESISGLQPVESGKITFYNPKKDRPVSFFHKSMKQVRALAEKGAFHDRNLNDVTFHGMSNKAVRKWVQNGDVLFREDEVMNLRDKTPLEIRQLGVHLSFVPEDRLGMGLVGSMDITDNMMLRSYRKGKLGFLNRKKPKAQAEEIIRELEVSTPGVSTPVRRLSGGNVQKVLVGREIAYTPKVLMAAYPVRGLDINSSYTIYNLLNRQKENGVAVIYVGEDLDVLLELCDRIMVINGGAITGIVDARTTTKEEIGLLMTKTDERKEEDA from the coding sequence ATGCGCGGAATTACCAAAAGGTTCGGCCCGGTGGTGGCGAACAACCATGTGGACCTGGACGTTTACAGGGGAGAAATCCTGGCTGTTCTGGGAGAGAATGGCTGCGGCAAGACTACCCTGATGAATATGATTGCCGGTATCTATTTCCCGGATGAAGGCCAGATCCTGATCGACGGGAAAGAAGTCGTGATCCGCTCTCCAAAGGATGCGTTTGAGCATAAGATTGGTATGATTCACCAGCATTTCAAACTGGTGGATCTGTTTACGGCTGCCGAGAATGTGGTGCTCGGTACAGAGTCGAAGGAAAAGTATAATCTGAAGGCCGTTAATGCCCAGGTGACCCAGATTGCGGAACGCTACGGCTTCCGGCTGGATCCGGCCAAGAAGATCTATGACATGTCTGTTTCCGAGAAGCAGACAGTGGAAATCATCAAGGTGCTGTACCGCGGCGCGGATATCCTGATCCTGGATGAGCCGACCGCCGTACTGACGCCCCAGGAAATCACCCGGCTGTTTGACGTGCTGCGCCGGATGAAGGAAGACGGCAAGAGCATCATTATCATTACCCACAAACTGAATGAAGTAATGGAAGTCAGCGACAGAGTGGCCATCCTGCGCCGGGGTGAGCATGTTGCCACCGTCAATACGGCGGAGACCTCTGAAGCAGAACTGACAGAGATGATGGTCGGTAAGAAGATCGACCTGAATATTCACCGTTCCACGCCGATAAATGCGATTCCGCGCCTGGTGGTGGAGGACCTGAACCTGTACAACGCAGAAGGCATCCATGTGCTGAAGGATATTTCCTTCACCGCCAATGGCGGGGAAATCCTGGGCATTGCCGGCATCGCCGGCAGCGGGCAGAAGGAACTGCTGGAATCCATTTCCGGCCTGCAGCCAGTTGAAAGCGGAAAGATCACTTTCTATAACCCGAAAAAAGACCGGCCGGTCAGTTTCTTCCACAAGAGCATGAAACAGGTCAGGGCGCTGGCCGAAAAAGGCGCGTTCCATGACCGGAACCTGAATGACGTAACCTTCCATGGCATGAGCAACAAGGCCGTCCGGAAGTGGGTACAAAACGGGGACGTGCTGTTCCGTGAGGATGAAGTCATGAACCTGCGGGACAAGACGCCGCTGGAGATCCGTCAGCTGGGCGTTCACCTGAGCTTTGTGCCGGAAGACCGGCTGGGCATGGGCCTGGTCGGCAGCATGGATATTACAGATAACATGATGCTGCGCAGTTACCGGAAGGGCAAGCTGGGCTTCCTGAACCGGAAAAAGCCGAAGGCGCAGGCTGAAGAGATTATCCGGGAGCTGGAAGTTTCCACACCCGGCGTTTCCACACCGGTGCGCCGTTTGTCCGGCGGTAATGTCCAGAAGGTACTGGTAGGCCGGGAAATTGCCTACACTCCCAAAGTGTTGATGGCTGCCTATCCCGTGCGCGGACTGGATATCAACTCCAGCTATACGATTTACAACCTGCTGAACCGGCAGAAGGAAAACGGAGTAGCTGTGATCTACGTCGGTGAGGACCTGGACGTGCTGCTGGAGCTGTGTGACCGGATTATGGTCATCAACGGCGGCGCAATTACAGGTATTGTCGATGCCAGAACAACCACGAAAGAAGAAATCGGTCTGCTGATGACCAAAACGGATGAGCGGAAGGAGGAGGACGCGTGA
- a CDS encoding ABC transporter ATP-binding protein, with protein sequence MKVVLENLTKCFPSRNKKGAEVIAVNNFNFEIPDGKLIGLLGPSGCGKSTTLNLISGLETPTKGKIYFGDEDVTNLPPEERGVGLVFQNYALYPHMTVEENIIFPLQNLKGAQKMSKEAMHQKAVETAKLVQLDGLMERKPKELSGGQQQRVAIARALVKIPKVLLLDEPLSNLDARLRLQTREELRRIQRETGVTTIFVTHDQEEAMSISDLIIVMKDGVVHQIGKPQDVYDEPANLFVAQFLGTPQINVFHGEVKNEKLYIGEEDVLDVPGRKDMHVWVGIRPEGFIPDANEGRMTCQMDRVEVMGRDVSVVSTHPQMTGRSIRSIVSAENKFDPDQKTVRFNLKPYKVFLFDKESEERV encoded by the coding sequence ATGAAAGTAGTGCTGGAAAACCTGACAAAGTGTTTCCCGTCCCGAAATAAGAAGGGGGCGGAGGTCATTGCTGTCAACAATTTCAATTTTGAAATCCCGGACGGTAAGCTGATCGGCCTGCTGGGCCCCAGCGGCTGCGGAAAAAGCACGACGCTGAACCTGATCAGCGGACTGGAGACGCCGACAAAGGGAAAGATATACTTCGGGGATGAAGACGTGACGAACCTTCCGCCGGAAGAGCGGGGCGTCGGTCTTGTATTCCAGAATTATGCCCTTTATCCGCATATGACGGTGGAGGAGAACATCATCTTTCCGCTGCAGAACCTGAAGGGCGCACAGAAGATGTCCAAGGAAGCCATGCACCAGAAGGCGGTGGAGACCGCGAAACTGGTGCAGCTGGACGGCCTTATGGAACGGAAACCGAAGGAGCTTTCCGGCGGCCAGCAGCAGCGCGTGGCCATTGCCCGGGCTCTGGTGAAAATCCCGAAGGTTCTGCTGCTGGATGAGCCGTTGAGCAACCTGGACGCCAGGTTGAGGCTGCAGACGCGGGAAGAACTCCGCCGGATTCAGCGGGAGACAGGGGTTACCACGATTTTCGTGACGCATGACCAGGAAGAAGCCATGAGTATCAGTGACCTGATCATCGTAATGAAGGACGGCGTGGTACACCAGATCGGAAAACCCCAGGATGTTTATGATGAGCCTGCGAACCTGTTTGTGGCTCAGTTCCTGGGGACGCCGCAGATCAATGTGTTCCATGGCGAGGTGAAAAACGAAAAACTGTATATCGGTGAGGAAGACGTACTGGATGTGCCCGGACGGAAGGACATGCATGTATGGGTCGGCATCCGGCCGGAAGGCTTTATCCCGGACGCGAATGAAGGGCGTATGACCTGCCAGATGGACCGGGTGGAAGTGATGGGACGGGACGTGAGCGTTGTTTCCACACATCCGCAGATGACAGGCAGGAGCATCCGTTCCATTGTCAGCGCCGAAAACAAATTCGATCCGGACCAGAAGACCGTGCGTTTCAACCTGAAACCGTATAAGGTTTTCCTGTTTGACAAGGAGAGCGAGGAACGGGTATGA
- a CDS encoding carbohydrate ABC transporter permease, with protein sequence MIEKKNARVSRGLIYLFLVIWAVIVLFPFYWMVLTSVKNTASYNNEKTPEFITMEPTGENYVKAFTEVSLGRYFANTLIFTVATTGLMMLVIVPAAFAFSRLEFKGKNLLFALFLSLMMIPTELVIITNYVTIVNWGFQKGDLTYLGLILPSVTSVFYIYLLKENFEAIPDELYNAAKVDGTSDLKYLLKVMVPISQPTIVTIAILKVIECWNSYVWPRLITKESKYFLVSNGIQAIRESGFGRQDIPAMMAAVVVVSIPLIVLFLVFRDKIMAGVSRGGTKG encoded by the coding sequence ATGATTGAGAAAAAGAACGCAAGGGTATCACGGGGACTGATTTACCTGTTCCTGGTGATCTGGGCGGTTATTGTTCTGTTTCCCTTTTACTGGATGGTGCTGACCAGCGTCAAGAATACCGCATCTTACAACAATGAAAAAACCCCTGAGTTCATTACCATGGAACCGACAGGGGAGAACTACGTCAAAGCCTTTACTGAGGTCAGTCTCGGAAGGTATTTTGCGAATACTTTGATTTTCACTGTGGCGACTACGGGATTGATGATGCTGGTGATTGTGCCGGCGGCATTTGCATTCTCCAGACTGGAATTCAAGGGGAAAAACCTGCTGTTTGCTTTGTTCCTGAGCCTGATGATGATTCCTACGGAGCTGGTGATTATCACCAACTATGTGACGATCGTCAACTGGGGATTCCAGAAGGGCGACCTGACCTATCTTGGTCTGATCCTTCCTTCGGTAACCAGTGTGTTCTATATCTACCTGCTGAAGGAAAACTTTGAAGCTATTCCGGATGAACTGTACAATGCGGCAAAGGTGGACGGTACCAGCGACCTGAAGTACCTGCTTAAGGTGATGGTGCCCATCAGCCAGCCGACGATTGTGACCATAGCCATCCTGAAAGTAATTGAATGCTGGAACAGCTATGTATGGCCGAGACTGATTACCAAAGAATCAAAGTATTTCCTGGTATCGAACGGCATCCAGGCGATCCGGGAGAGCGGATTCGGCCGTCAGGATATTCCGGCAATGATGGCGGCTGTGGTGGTCGTCAGCATCCCGCTGATTGTGCTTTTCCTGGTGTTCCGTGACAAGATTATGGCGGGAGTTTCCAGGGGAGGAACAAAGGGATAA
- a CDS encoding DegV family protein encodes MKIRMTADSTCDLTPDWIRKYQIGVAPLSVIIDGQVFHDGVDVTPRDIFRATEAGKSVRTAAVNTYEYKEFFKEQLKNCDQLVHICLSSEFSTSYGDAVEASKEVGNVFVVDSRNLSTGSGLLVLEGIKMIQEGADDGAAIAEALRAKTGLVCSSFVVRTIDYLRRGGRCSGLEALGAKMLHIRPSIVVADGKMHPGQKYRGRYEHYLKHYIRDVLENDQNIDFSRVVVVHSPSEEGLVRFAIDTVKSYGLFREVLEAMAGCTICTHCGPDTLGLMFMRKEEKDS; translated from the coding sequence ATGAAGATCAGAATGACCGCAGACAGCACATGCGACCTGACGCCGGACTGGATCCGGAAGTATCAGATCGGTGTTGCACCGCTGAGCGTAATCATTGACGGACAAGTATTCCATGACGGAGTGGACGTGACACCCCGGGATATCTTCCGTGCGACTGAAGCCGGTAAGTCTGTCCGTACGGCCGCAGTGAATACGTACGAGTACAAGGAATTCTTCAAAGAACAGCTGAAAAACTGCGATCAGCTGGTGCATATCTGCCTGAGCAGTGAGTTTTCCACGAGCTATGGCGACGCTGTGGAAGCCAGCAAGGAAGTCGGCAATGTGTTTGTGGTGGACAGCCGCAATCTTTCCACGGGCAGTGGACTGCTGGTGCTGGAGGGCATTAAAATGATCCAGGAGGGTGCGGACGACGGAGCAGCCATTGCTGAAGCGCTTCGCGCCAAGACTGGCCTGGTCTGCTCCAGCTTCGTGGTCAGGACAATCGACTACCTGCGGCGCGGAGGCCGCTGCAGCGGACTGGAGGCGCTGGGCGCAAAGATGCTGCATATCCGTCCTTCCATTGTGGTTGCGGATGGCAAAATGCATCCCGGCCAGAAGTATCGCGGACGGTATGAACATTACCTGAAGCATTACATTCGGGACGTACTGGAGAATGATCAGAATATCGACTTCAGCCGGGTCGTGGTGGTTCATTCTCCCAGCGAGGAAGGCCTGGTACGGTTTGCCATTGATACGGTGAAGAGCTACGGTCTGTTCCGGGAAGTGCTGGAGGCCATGGCAGGCTGCACGATTTGCACCCACTGCGGACCGGACACCCTTGGACTGATGTTCATGCGGAAAGAAGAAAAGGACAGCTGA
- a CDS encoding O-antigen ligase family protein, with protein MRSAQSKYGYGMTLSACLWLGLFPLLGGSYAHITYNKWIIMLILTGITLPCFLFDLVRDRILNKEPGRKLSFRDVFPAIIASLHILWILITCLLCTGSYDPDVWWRGKPVHFEGLASQLCYFSLFICFFFSRVHLKPVLLSAAAGVAVFFVIVMLQRSGENPLGLYPPGRSYAKNPEFQGTIGNIDMGTGYLLLLAGLFLYALLSNLPKFHASNNSRQTSYILPPTSYLLPVSIAFLLSLYLIITMDVQFGVISLAVLFLVTLLCFIPKKYRLLAFILLIIAVLLVVWFWPLYGGGIWELHEILHGRIRLSFGSDRIAVWYYSLLLSGESLLTGGGSGTFASRFNHFIQENNLIIPAEQDGHPLPNVFDAPHSEYLNQLVNHGLPALILFVLLLLLSIFRRHDRCLPLLTPCSASVLCYAIQGIFSYPVCLVAPMFWILLALSFAEPKESKT; from the coding sequence ATGCGATCCGCACAGTCAAAATACGGATATGGAATGACCCTTTCCGCCTGTCTCTGGCTTGGGCTGTTTCCGCTGCTGGGCGGATCCTATGCCCATATCACATACAACAAATGGATCATCATGCTGATCCTGACTGGCATAACCCTGCCTTGTTTTCTCTTTGACCTGGTCCGGGACCGTATCCTGAATAAAGAACCCGGCCGGAAGCTGTCGTTTCGTGACGTCTTCCCTGCCATCATCGCTTCTTTACACATCCTTTGGATCTTGATCACCTGCCTGCTCTGTACCGGCTCCTATGATCCGGATGTCTGGTGGCGGGGAAAGCCCGTACATTTTGAGGGTCTGGCCTCACAGCTGTGCTATTTTTCCCTCTTTATTTGCTTTTTCTTTTCCCGTGTTCACCTGAAACCCGTCCTGCTTTCCGCAGCAGCCGGTGTTGCTGTTTTCTTTGTCATTGTTATGCTGCAGCGAAGCGGCGAAAATCCTTTGGGGCTATACCCGCCCGGAAGAAGCTATGCGAAGAATCCGGAGTTTCAGGGCACCATCGGCAACATCGATATGGGCACCGGCTATCTCCTGCTCCTCGCCGGTCTCTTTCTCTATGCCCTGCTGTCAAATCTTCCCAAATTCCACGCATCCAACAACTCCCGTCAAACTTCCTACATCCTACCTCCTACCTCCTACCTCCTACCTGTTTCGATTGCTTTTCTCCTCTCCCTCTATCTGATCATCACCATGGACGTCCAGTTCGGTGTCATTTCCCTGGCTGTCCTGTTCCTGGTTACCTTGCTGTGCTTTATACCGAAAAAGTATCGCCTGCTGGCATTCATCCTGCTGATTATCGCCGTCCTGCTCGTCGTCTGGTTCTGGCCATTGTATGGCGGCGGCATCTGGGAACTTCATGAAATCCTTCACGGACGGATACGTCTTTCCTTCGGCAGCGACCGGATTGCTGTCTGGTACTACAGCCTGCTCCTTTCAGGGGAAAGTCTTCTCACCGGCGGCGGTTCGGGCACGTTCGCTTCCCGCTTCAATCACTTCATACAAGAAAACAATCTGATCATTCCCGCCGAACAGGATGGGCATCCCCTGCCGAATGTCTTTGATGCTCCTCATAGTGAGTATCTGAACCAGCTGGTCAATCACGGGCTGCCTGCCCTGATCCTGTTCGTCCTGCTCCTGCTCCTGTCCATATTCCGCAGGCACGACAGATGCCTTCCGCTTCTTACCCCCTGTTCCGCGTCCGTTTTGTGCTATGCAATCCAGGGCATCTTTTCCTATCCTGTTTGCCTTGTTGCTCCTATGTTTTGGATTCTTTTGGCTCTCTCATTCGCAGAACCAAAAGAATCCAAAACATAA
- a CDS encoding BMP family ABC transporter substrate-binding protein yields the protein MKKVLALVLALALCLTAFAAFADGVAKEDIKLGVILLHDEDSTYDLNFINGVKDAAAALGLSDDQVIIKRNIPESNDCYEAALDLADEGCQIVFADSFGHETFMLQAAKDKPEVDFCHATGTMAHTEKLANFHNAFAAIYEGRYLAGVAAGLKLNEIKEAGKLKGEVPMMGYVGAFTYAEVVSGYTSFYLGAKSVCPDVIMKVQFTGSWYDEKEEKAAAEALIAAGADLISQHADSMGAPTACENAGIPDVSYNGSTVESCPNTFIVASRIDWAPYFQYIIGQKVAGEAIDTDWTGTIATGSVKLTDVNEQAAAAGTVEKLAEVKAQFEAGTLKVFDTATEGFITKDKAPLTSYLADVDTDPAYTPDTEVVADGYFHESEFRSAPYFDVNIDGIELLNTAF from the coding sequence ATGAAAAAGGTTCTTGCCCTGGTTCTGGCTCTGGCCCTGTGCCTGACCGCTTTTGCAGCTTTTGCTGACGGCGTTGCCAAGGAAGACATCAAACTGGGTGTCATCCTGCTGCACGACGAAGACTCCACCTATGACCTGAACTTCATCAACGGCGTGAAGGATGCCGCCGCTGCTCTGGGACTGTCTGATGACCAGGTGATCATCAAGCGCAACATTCCCGAATCCAATGACTGCTATGAAGCCGCTCTGGACCTGGCCGATGAAGGCTGCCAGATCGTTTTCGCCGACAGCTTCGGTCATGAGACCTTCATGCTGCAGGCTGCCAAGGATAAGCCCGAAGTGGACTTCTGCCACGCCACCGGCACCATGGCTCACACCGAGAAGCTGGCTAACTTCCACAATGCTTTCGCCGCAATCTATGAAGGCCGCTATCTGGCTGGCGTTGCCGCCGGTCTGAAGCTGAACGAGATCAAGGAAGCCGGCAAGCTGAAGGGCGAAGTTCCCATGATGGGTTACGTCGGTGCCTTCACCTATGCTGAAGTGGTTTCCGGCTACACCAGCTTCTACCTGGGCGCCAAGAGCGTTTGCCCCGATGTTATCATGAAGGTTCAGTTCACCGGTTCCTGGTACGATGAGAAGGAAGAAAAGGCTGCTGCCGAAGCCCTGATCGCTGCCGGCGCTGACCTGATCTCCCAGCACGCTGACTCCATGGGTGCTCCCACTGCCTGCGAGAACGCCGGTATCCCGGATGTTTCCTACAATGGCTCCACCGTGGAAAGCTGCCCCAACACCTTCATCGTGGCCAGCCGTATTGACTGGGCTCCCTACTTCCAGTACATCATCGGACAGAAGGTTGCCGGTGAAGCCATCGACACCGACTGGACCGGCACCATTGCTACCGGTTCTGTGAAGCTGACCGACGTGAACGAGCAGGCTGCTGCTGCCGGCACCGTTGAGAAGCTGGCTGAAGTGAAGGCTCAGTTCGAAGCCGGCACCCTGAAGGTGTTCGACACCGCTACCGAAGGCTTCATCACCAAGGACAAGGCTCCCCTGACCTCCTACCTGGCTGATGTTGATACCGATCCTGCCTACACTCCCGATACCGAAGTGGTTGCTGACGGCTACTTCCATGAATCCGAATTCCGCAGCGCTCCCTACTTCGATGTGAACATCGACGGTATCGAGCTGCTGAACACCGCTTTCTGA
- a CDS encoding peptidoglycan-binding domain-containing protein, producing the protein MNKNPKMIAGIAGLAVMLILAVVLATYMIPTIGEVRREMSLTPTPLPPVPGSVRAAGYVEQDTPEPALGTGSRGDKVTRLQERLKALGYYDGEIDGQFGQGTQEAVIAFQMKNGLDADGYAGEKTQALLYSDEAVRNDNEE; encoded by the coding sequence ATGAACAAGAATCCGAAGATGATTGCCGGAATTGCCGGGCTGGCAGTGATGCTGATCCTGGCTGTTGTCCTGGCAACTTATATGATTCCGACCATTGGCGAGGTCCGGCGGGAAATGAGCCTGACACCGACACCACTGCCGCCTGTGCCTGGTTCGGTACGTGCTGCGGGCTATGTGGAGCAGGACACTCCGGAACCGGCACTGGGGACAGGATCCAGGGGAGACAAGGTAACCAGGCTGCAGGAACGGCTGAAGGCCCTGGGATACTATGACGGCGAGATCGACGGCCAGTTCGGCCAGGGGACACAGGAGGCTGTCATTGCGTTCCAGATGAAGAACGGGCTTGATGCTGACGGCTATGCAGGGGAAAAGACGCAAGCCTTACTGTACAGCGATGAAGCAGTCAGAAATGACAATGAAGAATGA
- a CDS encoding ABC transporter permease, translated as MNIWLNFLIDSLAFGATFMYGSTGEILTEKAGHLNLGIPGIMCMGGAGGCLILNMIGKSGLPPFLIVLLGILGSVLLSMLCGLIYSFLTVTLRANQNVTGLALTTFGVGLMKVIMSKLDATVYLIGPKMMYRWPFAGRQDSLQCLGVLFFLAIIIVLLSSWVLFRTRVGLQLRAVGENPATADAVGINVTRYKYMATCIGSGIAGLGGFYYIIDYMVSQEAYLSLEAFGWLSIALVIFALWRPHLTIIGSFVFGFLFSCSSYITNISWIQVTMATKPLLKMLPYVVTIIVLVISSIRNKRENQPPASLGLSYFREER; from the coding sequence ATGAATATCTGGCTGAACTTTCTGATTGACTCGCTGGCTTTCGGCGCGACATTTATGTACGGCTCCACGGGCGAAATCCTGACGGAGAAAGCCGGACACCTGAACCTGGGTATTCCCGGTATCATGTGCATGGGCGGCGCTGGCGGATGCCTGATCCTGAACATGATCGGCAAGAGCGGCCTTCCGCCGTTCCTGATTGTGCTCCTGGGGATCCTGGGCTCCGTGCTCCTGTCCATGCTCTGCGGCCTGATCTATTCTTTCCTGACGGTAACGCTCCGGGCAAACCAGAATGTGACCGGTCTGGCTCTGACCACCTTTGGCGTAGGCCTGATGAAGGTGATCATGAGCAAACTGGACGCGACTGTATACCTGATCGGACCGAAAATGATGTATCGCTGGCCTTTCGCAGGCAGGCAGGATAGTCTGCAGTGCCTTGGCGTACTCTTTTTCCTGGCGATTATTATCGTACTGCTGAGCAGCTGGGTGCTGTTCCGTACCCGGGTCGGGCTGCAGCTGCGTGCTGTGGGTGAAAACCCGGCGACTGCGGACGCGGTGGGCATTAACGTGACCCGATATAAATACATGGCCACCTGCATCGGAAGCGGTATTGCCGGCCTGGGAGGATTCTACTACATTATCGACTATATGGTGTCCCAGGAAGCATATCTGAGCCTGGAAGCCTTTGGATGGCTGAGCATCGCGCTGGTTATCTTTGCGCTGTGGCGGCCGCATCTGACGATTATCGGATCCTTTGTGTTCGGGTTCCTGTTCTCTTGCTCCAGCTATATCACCAATATCAGCTGGATTCAGGTGACCATGGCCACCAAACCGCTGTTGAAGATGCTGCCGTATGTGGTAACCATTATTGTGCTGGTGATTTCCAGCATCCGGAACAAGCGGGAGAATCAACCGCCGGCTTCTCTTGGATTGAGTTATTTCCGCGAGGAAAGGTAA